The following proteins are co-located in the Chryseobacterium scophthalmum genome:
- a CDS encoding glycosyltransferase family 2 protein — protein sequence MRKDKIAILLSTYNGEKYVEEQINSIINQDYNDWKLYIRDDGSNDSTTEIIRKYCEKYDNIVFLEGAENVGAALSFMDLLSKVNSEYYMFCDQDDIWLKNKVSSLYNVFLQNENAQNNLLMVFSDATVVDQDLNEIDRSLWNYNKLPPYLILKKSKYISIFNCAPGCTMMFNHQLKIKLNDYDTNILMHDWYAIIKALQYGTIKYIDTSLMLYRQHSNNVLGANRISFKDRIIKIFLTKKSIQSQMNVFKFVTKYTEISFFKFYILKFKFNILRFFNNSSNKTNF from the coding sequence ATGAGAAAAGATAAGATTGCAATTTTACTATCGACATATAATGGAGAGAAATATGTAGAAGAACAAATAAATTCTATTATAAATCAGGACTATAACGATTGGAAATTATATATAAGAGATGATGGTTCTAATGATTCAACTACGGAAATCATAAGAAAATATTGTGAAAAATACGATAATATAGTTTTTTTAGAAGGTGCAGAGAATGTTGGTGCGGCACTTAGCTTTATGGATTTATTATCAAAAGTGAATTCTGAATATTATATGTTTTGTGATCAGGATGATATATGGTTAAAAAACAAAGTTAGTAGTTTATACAATGTTTTCTTACAAAATGAAAACGCACAGAATAATTTACTAATGGTTTTTTCAGATGCAACAGTTGTTGATCAAGATCTAAATGAAATCGATAGATCTCTATGGAACTATAATAAACTCCCACCATATTTAATTTTGAAAAAAAGCAAATATATTTCTATATTTAATTGTGCACCTGGATGTACAATGATGTTTAATCATCAGTTAAAAATAAAACTAAATGATTATGATACAAATATTTTAATGCATGATTGGTATGCTATTATAAAAGCACTACAGTATGGTACTATTAAATATATTGATACGTCATTAATGCTTTATAGACAACATAGTAATAATGTTTTGGGAGCAAATAGAATTTCATTTAAAGATCGAATAATCAAAATTTTTCTAACTAAGAAATCAATTCAATCACAAATGAATGTTTTTAAATTTGTTACAAAATATACAGAAATTAGTTTTTTTAAATTCTATATACTTAAATTTAAATTTAATATATTAAGATTTTTTAATAATTCTTCAAATAAAACAAATTTTTAA
- a CDS encoding glycosyltransferase: protein MFKAVRKPVSVCIALFNGEKYIEEQINSILPQLDNDADELIIIDDFSTDNSIKKVMSYNYPNIYLYKNEENLGYIKTFEKLIGIAKNEILFLSDQDDIWVEGRLINMYEKLNEKDNLLVCSNFFAFNNQGEEVIRSKTKLTHRNNGETYTKNIIDIFKGNIPYFGCTMAFNSKLKRYILPFPSYISAHDLWIAMVANVIKKIVHLEEVTLYHRIHDKNTSFIQRKLHEKLFTRFLFLKMWIDAYKRSKIE from the coding sequence ATGTTTAAGGCTGTTAGAAAACCGGTTTCTGTATGTATTGCTTTATTTAATGGCGAAAAATACATAGAAGAACAGATAAATTCAATCTTGCCACAATTAGATAATGATGCGGACGAATTAATAATTATTGATGATTTTTCCACAGATAATTCTATCAAAAAAGTAATGTCATACAATTATCCAAATATTTATTTATATAAAAATGAAGAAAATTTAGGATACATCAAAACTTTTGAAAAACTGATTGGAATAGCAAAAAATGAAATTTTATTTTTAAGTGATCAGGATGATATTTGGGTTGAAGGAAGGCTAATAAACATGTATGAAAAATTAAACGAGAAAGATAATTTATTAGTTTGTTCAAACTTTTTTGCATTCAATAATCAAGGGGAAGAAGTGATAAGATCTAAAACAAAACTTACGCATAGAAATAACGGAGAAACTTATACTAAAAACATTATCGATATTTTTAAAGGAAATATTCCGTACTTTGGTTGCACAATGGCATTTAATTCTAAATTGAAAAGATATATATTACCATTTCCCAGCTATATAAGTGCACATGATTTATGGATTGCTATGGTAGCAAATGTAATTAAAAAAATTGTACATTTAGAAGAGGTAACTTTATATCATAGAATTCACGATAAAAATACCAGTTTTATACAAAGAAAACTGCATGAGAAATTATTCACAAGATTTCTTTTTTTGAAAATGTGGATTGATGCATATAAAAGATCAAAAATTGAATAG
- a CDS encoding glycosyltransferase family 2 protein → MKVSIITACYNREKTIAEAIESVISQDYKNIEYIIIDGASSDKSIDVIEKYRNKIDFLLSEKDTGIYNALNKGIINSTGDIIGLLHSDDFFYCENTIKQIVDVFNATNADIVYANGMYVDSQNSNIVKRIYKSNVFKNRYLNFGWIPLHTTIFVKKSVFEKYGLYREDFKIASDYEISLRWFKNKNIKKVFFNEWVVKMRMGGKSTDINQQKMKSIEDLKIITENKLRGKFTLFCKIIKKIPQYILPRILKYK, encoded by the coding sequence ATGAAAGTTTCAATAATAACAGCATGTTATAATCGCGAAAAAACAATAGCTGAGGCGATAGAAAGTGTCATAAGCCAAGATTATAAAAATATAGAGTATATTATAATAGATGGAGCATCCAGTGATAAATCAATAGATGTCATAGAAAAATATAGAAACAAAATTGATTTTCTACTTTCAGAGAAAGATACAGGAATCTATAATGCATTGAATAAAGGAATAATTAATAGTACAGGAGATATTATTGGCCTTTTACATTCTGATGACTTTTTTTACTGTGAAAATACAATAAAACAAATTGTTGATGTATTTAATGCTACAAATGCTGATATTGTTTATGCAAATGGTATGTACGTAGATTCACAAAACAGTAATATTGTTAAACGTATCTATAAATCTAATGTTTTTAAAAATAGATATTTAAACTTTGGATGGATTCCACTGCATACAACAATTTTTGTAAAAAAATCAGTATTTGAAAAGTATGGTCTTTATCGGGAAGATTTTAAAATCGCCTCTGATTATGAAATTTCGTTAAGATGGTTCAAAAATAAAAATATAAAGAAAGTATTTTTTAATGAATGGGTTGTCAAAATGAGAATGGGTGGAAAAAGCACCGATATCAATCAGCAAAAGATGAAATCGATTGAAGACTTGAAGATAATTACTGAAAACAAATTAAGAGGTAAGTTTACTTTGTTTTGTAAAATTATCAAAAAAATCCCACAGTATATATTACCAAGAATTTTAAAGTACAAATAG
- a CDS encoding right-handed parallel beta-helix repeat-containing protein, with translation MIRIVFLFCFFVSYFAFSQHVIYVSILGNDKNSGSIKSPVYSLQAAFKIAQNKNNQPVDIKVSGGNYVFTNELNLNENISRTENTKIRVIGDPKNRPVLFGGNRIVPVINKQTQEWILNTNKSEFSSLSEPPQIISVNGKQRMISKFPSTDFLTPLGVKYYDKKFVVKIPESLNNLLKSYNKTNIKNVYVTFFVKWTNIIRYIEEHNYEDSTITFVGNNFPDYYNIVPLKTHFYVNNVEKKLNNGEWYYKDLNEIIYKPKNDEVIDEAVIYLASTNKAITITGKPDHKVSFLEFENIEFNTIGKGLEKSGYFPYQSAANIDAAIELNYSNNIVLKNIKVDNTSKSAIWIKDGCNDIKISKSNLQNLGASAIKIGVPKYGSEANITKNTSIIDNRIFGGGQLYPDAAGVIIFDSFLNTVSHNEISNFTYSGISLGWVWGYGKSFAHSNTVSYNHIFNIGQGTLDDLGGIYTLGISNGTLIENNIVHDVKSNEYGGWGIFADEGSSGLEIKNNLIYNCSSAGFHQHYGKNNIIENNIFAFNSLAELEATRIEEHLSLTFTRNIVVHKNDNIFTQNWNSIRKKTDNNIYFILDNKRSINLLQNESNVFFLNPMLKKNKFYYLIGNNDIFKLTKFKKIDFSKVGITQ, from the coding sequence ATGATAAGAATAGTATTTTTATTCTGTTTTTTTGTTTCTTATTTTGCTTTTTCTCAGCATGTAATTTATGTTTCAATTTTAGGAAATGATAAAAATTCTGGAAGCATAAAATCTCCAGTCTATTCTTTACAAGCAGCCTTTAAAATAGCCCAAAATAAGAATAACCAGCCTGTAGATATAAAAGTTTCTGGCGGAAATTATGTTTTTACAAATGAACTGAACCTAAATGAAAATATTTCAAGAACAGAAAATACAAAAATTAGAGTCATTGGCGATCCTAAAAATCGACCTGTGTTATTTGGTGGTAATAGGATTGTTCCTGTAATTAATAAACAGACACAAGAGTGGATATTAAATACCAACAAATCTGAATTTTCTTCACTTAGTGAACCACCACAAATTATAAGTGTTAATGGAAAGCAAAGAATGATTTCTAAATTTCCATCAACTGACTTTTTAACACCATTGGGTGTAAAGTACTATGACAAGAAATTTGTAGTTAAAATTCCCGAATCACTGAATAATCTTTTAAAATCATACAACAAAACAAACATTAAAAATGTTTATGTCACTTTTTTTGTAAAATGGACAAATATTATCAGATATATTGAAGAGCATAATTATGAAGATAGTACTATTACTTTTGTAGGAAATAACTTTCCTGATTATTATAACATTGTGCCACTTAAAACGCACTTTTATGTTAATAATGTTGAGAAAAAGCTAAATAATGGCGAATGGTATTATAAGGATCTTAATGAAATAATATATAAACCTAAAAATGATGAGGTTATAGATGAGGCAGTTATCTATTTAGCATCAACAAATAAGGCAATCACAATAACTGGAAAACCTGATCATAAGGTTAGTTTTTTAGAATTTGAAAATATAGAATTTAATACAATTGGTAAGGGGTTGGAAAAATCAGGTTATTTTCCATATCAATCTGCTGCCAATATTGATGCAGCTATTGAGCTCAATTATTCAAACAATATAGTTTTAAAAAATATTAAAGTAGATAATACAAGTAAAAGTGCAATTTGGATTAAAGATGGATGTAATGATATAAAAATATCAAAATCAAATCTTCAAAATTTAGGTGCAAGTGCTATTAAAATAGGTGTTCCGAAATACGGTTCAGAAGCTAATATAACAAAAAATACTTCCATTATTGATAATAGAATCTTCGGCGGAGGACAGCTTTATCCTGACGCTGCTGGAGTAATTATTTTTGATTCATTTTTAAACACGGTATCTCATAATGAAATCTCTAATTTTACGTATAGTGGAATTTCTCTCGGTTGGGTTTGGGGATACGGTAAGAGTTTCGCACACAGTAACACTGTTTCATATAATCATATTTTTAATATTGGCCAAGGAACTTTGGATGATTTGGGAGGTATTTATACACTTGGTATATCGAATGGAACACTAATTGAAAATAATATTGTTCATGATGTGAAATCAAATGAATATGGAGGATGGGGAATATTTGCAGATGAAGGATCTAGCGGATTAGAAATTAAAAATAATCTAATTTACAATTGTAGTAGTGCAGGATTTCATCAGCACTATGGCAAAAATAATATTATTGAAAATAACATATTTGCTTTTAATAGTTTGGCAGAGTTGGAAGCAACAAGAATAGAAGAGCATTTGTCTCTTACATTTACAAGAAACATTGTGGTTCATAAGAATGATAATATTTTTACCCAAAATTGGAATTCCATTCGTAAAAAGACAGATAATAACATCTATTTTATATTAGACAATAAAAGATCAATTAATTTACTTCAAAATGAATCTAATGTTTTTTTTCTCAATCCGATGCTGAAAAAAAATAAATTTTATTATTTAATAGGTAATAATGATATCTTTAAGTTAACAAAATTTAAAAAAATTGATTTTTCTAAGGTTGGGATCACCCAATAA